AGCTCATGTGCGAGGCATGCAGGAACATCCGGTTCAGGCCCATCTCGCGGTAGCGCTTGTTCATCTCGCGATCGCCGTACTTCGCGTCGCCGGCCAGCGGATGGCCGATGTGCGCCGCATGCACGCGGATCTGGTGGGTGCGCCCGGTACCGAGTGTGGCCTGCATCAGCCGGGCGCTGGGGTATTGCTCCATCTCGCGGAAGAAGGTCAGCGACGGCTTGCCGTTGTCGGCGACCCGCACCATCCGTTCACCGCCCTGCAGCACGGACTTCAACAGCGGCGCATTCACGTCGAACTTCGCCTTGGCCGGATGACCAAGCATCAGGCACAGGTACTGCTTGGTGACCGCACCGGCACGGATCGCCGCCTGCAGGCCGGTCAGTCCGGCCCGGGTCCGGGCAAACACCAGCACGCCGCTGGTGTCGCGGTCCAGCCGGTGCACCAGCTCCAGGTGTTCCTGCGGACGGGCGGCGCGCAGCAGTTCGATCGCCCCGTGGCTGACCCCGCTGCCGCCATGGCTGGCCACGCCGGCCGGCTTGTCGATCACCAGGAAGTGCTTGTCCTCGAAAATGATCGCGTCGGCCACCGACGCCACCAGGCCACTGGCCGGGGCTCGCTCCTCCGGCCGCTCCGCCACCCGCACCGGGGGGATACGCAGCGTATCACCATCAGCGAGACGTGTATCCGGCTTGGCCCGCTTGCCGTTCACCCGCACCTGACCGGTACGCAAAAGCCGATAAATCATACTCTTGGGCACGCCCTTGAGCAGGGTCACCAGCGCGTTGTCGATGCGTTGCCCATCGCGCTCGGGGCCAATCTCGACCTGACGTAACCCGTGAGGTGCGTCATGGGAAGTTGCCGTCTGCATTGAAAAAAACCTGCTTAAATAGGATACTCGGCGGGCGCTACATTCAGCCCACCGAAGTCCGGATCGGGCCGGGTGCCCGCCCGTAACGTCGGCGAGGATTGCTCCAGTTGCTTTCGGCGGCCGGTCGCGACTCCCTTTCATCGTAACGGTTTGGGCCGTCGTTTGTCCGATGCCATTGCGGTATCGGGGCGGCAGGCGCAGCTGACCGAATCATCCCGACGCCGGAAACGGTGCCGTTTTTTTTGCCGCTTAACCGCAGCGGCGCGATCCCCGGCAGGCCGCCATTGTGGCGCCACCGTGGCACGCGACGCGCGGCCAAGCCGAGGATTACCACCATGAAACGCATGTTGATCAACGCGACTCAGCGTGAAGAGTTGCGCGTGGCCATTGTCGATGGCCAGAACCTCTACGACCTGGACATCGAAATCCCTTCGCGGGAGCAGAAAAAGTCCAATATTTACAAGGGTCGAATCACCAGGGTTGAGGCTTCACTCGAAGCCTGCTTCATCGAGTACGGCGCCGAGCGCCACGGTTTCCTGCCACTGAAGGAAATCTCCCGCGAGTACTTCACCCCGGGCCTGGACCCGCACAAGGCGAACATCCGCGAGCTGATCAAGGAAGGTCAGGAAGTCGTCGTGCAGGTGGAGAAAGAGGAACGCGGCAACAAGGGCGCCGCCCTGACCACGTTCATCAGCCTGGCCGGCCGCTACATGGTGCTGATGCCGAACAATCCGAAGGCCGGCGGCGTCTCGCGCCGGATCGAGGGCGAGGACCGGCAGGCGCTGAAGGAGGCGCTGGATCACGTCACGGTGCCCGACGATGTCGGCCTGATCG
This genomic stretch from Rhodanobacter thiooxydans harbors:
- a CDS encoding RluA family pseudouridine synthase gives rise to the protein MTLLKGVPKSMIYRLLRTGQVRVNGKRAKPDTRLADGDTLRIPPVRVAERPEERAPASGLVASVADAIIFEDKHFLVIDKPAGVASHGGSGVSHGAIELLRAARPQEHLELVHRLDRDTSGVLVFARTRAGLTGLQAAIRAGAVTKQYLCLMLGHPAKAKFDVNAPLLKSVLQGGERMVRVADNGKPSLTFFREMEQYPSARLMQATLGTGRTHQIRVHAAHIGHPLAGDAKYGDREMNKRYREMGLNRMFLHASHMSFDLDGRSYSFSAPLPDDLKDFLDVLAVKGKRLVWMQEKSRTDF